The window TAGGTGACCAGCTTCTTGCCCAAGAGCTCCTGGGCATAGGCGCGCACTTCGTCGAGGCTTTTCGCCAGCTTCACGCCGCCGGCTTTCCCGCGTCCGCCGGCGTGGATCTGCGCCTTGACGACCACCACGTCGGTTCCCAGTTCCTTGGCCGCCTCCACCGCCTCGTCAACGGTAAAGGCTACCTTTCCCCTGGGAACCGCCACGCCATATTGCTTGAGGATCTCCTTGGCCTGGTGCTCGTGAATGTTCATGCGCGTTCCATCCTCCTGTCCTGGACTGACCAAAGGTGCAGAAAACGCTGACGTCTCTTGTCCACTACCGATCTTCTCACGTCTGCGCAAAAATTGCAAGCGGAAACGCCACGCGCGCCCGTTCGACGCCATCCGACACCGGCGCGAAACGCGCGAATTTTTTTATTTTCCGGGAAATCGGGCGGGCGCGCCCGTCTCGCATCCGGAGCGCGTCCGGCGCCATTGTGCCGGTCACGGCGGTGATCACCCGCCCTATCCGTCCGAATGAGGCTGCCGGCCGCCGGTTATACTAGCCCGCAGCCGGCTGCCCCACCAGGGTTCCCGAAATCCGCAGACAGGAGGAACGCCCCATGGATAACGGCCGCGTGATCGACCCGATCGAAACCGCGCCCACGCCCTTCGTTCCCGCCCCGGCAGACAAAGCGGATGGATTGCCGGTCGAAAGCCCTGAACCGCCGGATGCGACGGAAGAAGAAGCGCATCTCCGCGCGCAGCCGACCGAGACGCTGGTCCTCGCCTACTGGCAGACCCACTGCTGCATCAAAAACACGGTGGCCCTGGACCTCGCGGGCGACAACGAAGCCCTCTTTCGCCACATGCGCCGCCTCGATCGGCTCAACGCCATTCTGCGCGAGCGGTTCCTTGTCCATTGACGAAAGGGAGGATGCCCCATGGCCAAAACGCGTGGCGACGAACACCGCCCCCGCCTCGAGACCAAGACGACCGGCCAGCTGACGGACGCCGCTCGGGAAACAGCCCCTGGCCATGGCGACAAAAAACTGGACGGGCCCAATCGCCCGTCCACGTAAACGGCGTCTACCGCGTCATCCGCCGGTCATCGGGCAAGGGCAGCGCCAAGAGCCAGCCGATGAAGGGCAAGAGCACCATGCCGTGAAGCAGCGCATCCAGCCCCCATCGGTCGGCCACCACGCCCAGCACCGTGGCCCCGATGCCGCCCGCGCCGATGGCCAGTCCGATCATCAGCCCCGACACCATGCCCACCCGTCCCGGGACGAGTTGTTGGGCGTACACCACCGTCACCGCAAAGCTGGACAGGCTGACGAGGCCCAGCAGAAACAGGACGAGGGCGCTCCACACCCCTGAAGCGTGCGGCAACAGGAGCAGGAAGGGCACGGCACCGATCATCGACGCCACCACCACGTTTTTGCGCCCGATGCGGTCCGACAGCGGGCCACCAAGAAAGGTGCCCAGCGCGCCGGCAAAGAGGAACAAGAACAGGTTGACCTCCGCCTCCGAAATGGAAACACCCCGCACATCCACCTGATAGAGGGGAACGAAACTGGACACCCCGCTGTGGATCCAGGACCGCATCGTCACCACGGCGACGAGCAACGCCAGCACCCCGTAGGCAGCCGGCTGTGAAGCGGACGCCACGCGCATCGTCCGAAGCTGGCTCCGCCTGCGCACCCAGCGCGCCACCGGAACGAGCACGGCGGTGCCAACCGCCGCCGCTGCGGCCAGTCCCCAGCCGCCATGCAGCCCATAGGGCAGAAAGACGAGGGGAACCAGAAGCGGTCCTACGGCCTGCCCGGCGTTCCCGCCCACCTGGAAGATGGCCTGCGCCAGGCCCTTGCGCGTCCCCGCCGCCACATGGGCGACGCGGGAACTTTCCGGGTGAAACACGGCCGAACCGATGCCGATCAGCGCAACGGCGGCCAGCAG is drawn from Calditerricola satsumensis and contains these coding sequences:
- a CDS encoding MFS transporter; translation: MADPTQSFPLTGPQPAANAPQTDAGGEKPHLRILWRISLAHFLNDMLTSVVPALLPLVQKLLGLTYAQVGVVVMVANVTSSLLQPVVGAWTDRRPLPQLMPVAFLVTGCGMAALAGMASFAQLLAAVALIGIGSAVFHPESSRVAHVAAGTRKGLAQAIFQVGGNAGQAVGPLLVPLVFLPYGLHGGWGLAAAAAVGTAVLVPVARWVRRRSQLRTMRVASASQPAAYGVLALLVAVVTMRSWIHSGVSSFVPLYQVDVRGVSISEAEVNLFLFLFAGALGTFLGGPLSDRIGRKNVVVASMIGAVPFLLLLPHASGVWSALVLFLLGLVSLSSFAVTVVYAQQLVPGRVGMVSGLMIGLAIGAGGIGATVLGVVADRWGLDALLHGMVLLPFIGWLLALPLPDDRRMTR